In one window of Helianthus annuus cultivar XRQ/B chromosome 17, HanXRQr2.0-SUNRISE, whole genome shotgun sequence DNA:
- the LOC110921940 gene encoding glutathione S-transferase T3-like yields MMDQGPYRDIDSVSSKWRKLNTTVNRFCAEYNKLYTSDRRSGWNDEDVFKMALEKYKQNHGSNFPHVRAWMVLKNDPKWAPIPNEVAMAKRQKTSETGSLSAGGSDARCHINLNDDADYDEDEYNVREPDRPPGRDKTKKERAKGKGKETVDPNMVEFMEHLKVYNDISAQKSRTKERAVEEKSRASDEKLKEKVRLSNEKIRISDEKIRLKEWEIMMINVENEPEPRRSMLKKLQDDIMKKHQII; encoded by the coding sequence ATGATGGACCAAGGCCCGTATAGAGATATCGACTCGGTTTCCTCGAAGTGGCGAAAGTTGAACACGACCGTTAATCGGTTTTGCGCGGAGTATAACAAATTATACACAAGTGACCGTCGTAGCGGGTGGAACGACGAAGATGTGTTCAAAATGGCATTGGAAAAGTATAAACAAAATCATGGTTCCAACTTTCCTCACGTTCGCGCGTGGATGGTTCTAAAAAACGACCCAAAATGGGCGCCCATTCCTAACGAGGTGGCGATggcgaaacgccaaaaaacatcgGAAACGGGTAGTTTAAGCGCCGGTGGGTCGgacgcgaggtgtcacattaACTTAAATGATGACGCCGACTATGACGAAGACGAGTATAACGTACGTGAACCCGACCGTCCACCGGGCCGAGACAAAACAAAAAAGGAGCGGGCCAAGGGAAAAGGAAAGGAAACGGTGGACCCGAACATGGTTGAGTTTATGGAACACCTAAAAGTGTACAACGACATATCGGCCCAAAAGTCGAGGACGAAGGAGCGGGCCGTCGAAGAAAAAAGCCGTGCATCGGACgagaagttaaaagaaaaggtCCGATTGTCGAATGAGAAAATCCGAATCTCCGATGAAAAAATTCGGCTTAAGGAATGGGAAATAATGATGATTAATGTCGAGAACGAACCCGAGCCgagacgttcgatgttgaaaaaactaCAAGACGACATCATGAAAAAGCATCAAATTATTtaa
- the LOC110920929 gene encoding IAA-alanine resistance protein 1, which produces MTSFHHRKTQIYTSLLLLLITVSFNSSFGHQCQHSHESHNHVHAHHHHHHHDDGYADLGVKKLPEELAEEEDLRLENNQFMSRIDHGYDHGVGLWIRAMGCSLLVSLASLICLILLPLIFFQGKPSKVFVDSLAVFGAGAMLGDAFLHQLPHAFGGGHSHSHDDSHEHSGHDHSHSHSDSHSHSIEDLSVGLSILFGIVVFLLVEKIVRYVEERSGGTDSLGHGHHHHHRNHKKTDTLQDTSETTSVESSEPEKQSESLLRKRNISSNGAGDSAAENGTESNIEPVIKKEPEPQSSNLVFGYLNLISDGVHNFTDGMALGSAFLLYGSVGGWSRTLFLLAHELPQEIGDFGILVRSGFSVSKALFFNFLSALVALAGTALALSVGQDPGQSSLIEGITAGGFIYIAVGVMAEMNNGSTSLKTSVIQLISLVAGMSVALFISLIE; this is translated from the exons ATGACGTCGTTTCATCACCGTAAAACCCAGATCTACACCTCACTCCTACTTTTGCTCATAACCGTTTCGTTCAATTCGAGTTTCGGTCACCAGTGTCAGCACTCACATGAATCCCATAATCATGTTCAtgctcatcatcatcaccatcatcatgatgatgggtaTGCGGATTTGGGGGTGAAGAAGTTGCCGGAAGAATTGGCGGAAGAGGAGGATCTACGGTTGGAAAATAATCAATTTATGTCACGAATTGATCATGGCTATGATCATGGTGTTG GGCTTTGGATTCGTGCAATGGGGTGTTCACTGTTGGTGAGCTTGGCTTCTTTAATATGTTTGATTTTACTGCCTTTGATATTCT TTCAAGGGAAGCCTTCAAAGGTTTTTGTTGATTCACTGGCTGTGTTTGGG GCGGGAGCGATGCTTGGGGATGCTTTCCTTCATCAATTGCCGCATGCGTTTG GTGGTGGACATTCGCATTCGCATGACGATTCTCATGAGCATTCTGGGCATGATCACTCCCATTCACATTCCGATTCACATTCACATTCTATCGAAGATCTCTCAGTTGGATTATCCATTTTGT TTGGAATTGTAGTTTTTCTTCTTGTGGAAAAGATTGTGAGGTACGTCGAAGAAAGGTCAGGCGGAACCGATTCATTGGGTCatggtcatcatcatcatcaccgtaACCATAAGAAGACTGATACGTTGCAGGATACATCAGAAACGACATCTGTTGAATCTTCAGAACCAGAAAAACAAAGTGAATCTCTTCTTCGCAAG AGAAACATTAGTAGTAACGGTGCTGGAGATTCAGCTGCTGAAAATGGAACGGAAAGTAATATCGAACCCGTAATTAAGAAGGAACCTGAACCACAGTCGTCAAATCTGGTGTTCGGTTATCTTAATCTGATCTCTGATGGTGTA CATAATTTCACTGATGGCATGGCTTTAGGAAGTGCTTTTCTTTTATACGGGTCTGTCGGTGGATGGTCAAGAACGCTATTTCTACTGGCACATGAGCTTCCTCAAGAG ATAGGTGATTTTGGAATCTTAGTGAGATCCGGTTTCAGTGTATCCAAAGCCCTCTTCTTCAACTTCCTTTCAGCATTAGTGGCATTAGCAGGAACCGCATTG GCGTTGTCAGTGGGTCAGGATCCAGGGCAATCATCTTTGATCGAG GGGATTACGGCAGGTGGATTCATATACATAGCAGTAGGGGTGATGGCGGAGATGAACAATGGCAGCACCTCGTTGAAAACTAGTGTTATACAGTTAATTTCATTGGTAGCGGGTATGTCGGTTGCCCTATTTATATCGCTTATCGAATGA
- the LOC110923110 gene encoding uncharacterized protein LOC110923110 isoform X2: MGLSSGDGDHEMKEGVVIQLKDDSREDQNNMMIENVGIKGIDIEPCFDLEPEFDFWPIQHPTEPSHEDRPVQCPMPHSSHLISDDRMQDDRFSDRKRPEAKTTLHKENNELSAIKPPVRMVRKRHHDHTNAVISLLQMPSVYPHLNQKDG; the protein is encoded by the exons ATGGGGCTTTCATCAGGGGATGGTGACCAT GAAATGAAAGAAGGGGTGGTGATTCAACTGAAAGATGACAGTAGAGAGGATCAAAACAACATGATGATCGAAAATGTGGGAATCAAAGGTATTGACATAGAACCATGTTTTGACTTAGAACCCGAGTTTGACTTTTGGCCAATCCAACACCCGACCGAACCCTCCCATGAAGATCGGCCCGTCCAGTGTCCTATGCCTCATTCTTCCCATCTTATCAGT GATGATAGAATGCAAGATGATCGGTTTTCAGACCGCAAGAGGCCCGAAGCAAAAACCACTCTCCACAAAGAAAATAATGAACTAAGTGCCATAAAACCGCCTGTTAGGATGGTCCGCAAGAGGCATCATGATCATACAAATGCCGTCATATCGTTGCTACAAATGCCGTCTGTTTATCCTCATTTGAACCAAAAAGATGGGTAA
- the LOC110923110 gene encoding uncharacterized protein LOC110923110 isoform X1, producing the protein MSILDMSSSFLDNLEMKEGVVIQLKDDSREDQNNMMIENVGIKGIDIEPCFDLEPEFDFWPIQHPTEPSHEDRPVQCPMPHSSHLISDDRMQDDRFSDRKRPEAKTTLHKENNELSAIKPPVRMVRKRHHDHTNAVISLLQMPSVYPHLNQKDG; encoded by the exons ATGTCGATTCTTGATATGAGTTCTTCTTTCTTGGACAAtctt GAAATGAAAGAAGGGGTGGTGATTCAACTGAAAGATGACAGTAGAGAGGATCAAAACAACATGATGATCGAAAATGTGGGAATCAAAGGTATTGACATAGAACCATGTTTTGACTTAGAACCCGAGTTTGACTTTTGGCCAATCCAACACCCGACCGAACCCTCCCATGAAGATCGGCCCGTCCAGTGTCCTATGCCTCATTCTTCCCATCTTATCAGT GATGATAGAATGCAAGATGATCGGTTTTCAGACCGCAAGAGGCCCGAAGCAAAAACCACTCTCCACAAAGAAAATAATGAACTAAGTGCCATAAAACCGCCTGTTAGGATGGTCCGCAAGAGGCATCATGATCATACAAATGCCGTCATATCGTTGCTACAAATGCCGTCTGTTTATCCTCATTTGAACCAAAAAGATGGGTAA
- the LOC110925631 gene encoding putative clathrin assembly protein At1g25240, whose protein sequence is MRLWKRVFGALKDQNSLLKARLVCHLTSGNPDIEKAIIKATSHDESYIDFRNTQSVFSWIRLSDENFQPTLSVISKRLEKTHNWVVALKGLMLMHGVFCCKVSSPHTIGHLPFDLSNFKHGHSESAKNWSFEAFVRSYYDFLEQKSMVLLHFSKQPNNNKTEEHLILQDLVCLHTLQLLLDTLLQIKPRYAAKSNTFVLEAMDCLVVESFDIYSRICDGIMSVLADIYSCGMTETSTMLTILEKATVQGVKLSQYLDFCRQMGVNNASECPKTEQIDETDLQDLEVLIEYTSDESEEMKSLVMDKKMMTKAHESNDSKGGLKAIITNEWDVFDEDDKEPD, encoded by the coding sequence ATGAGGCTATGGAAGAGGGTTTTCGGGGCGTTAAAGGACCAAAACAGTCTTTTAAAAGCAAGACTGGTATGTCATTTAACGTCCGGAAATCCTGACATAGAGAAAGCCATCATCAAAGCCACCAGCCATGACGAATCCTACATTGATTTCCGTAACACACAATCTGTCTTTTCATGGATTCGTCTTTCTGACGAAAATTTCCAACCTACGTTGTCAGTCATTTCTAAAAGATTAGAAAAGACGCACAACTGGGTGGTGGCCTTGAAAGGCCTCATGCTTATGCATGGAGTTTTCTGTTGCAAAGTCTCCTCTCCTCATACGATCGGACACTTGCCATTCGATCTATCAAATTTCAAACACGGGCATTCAGAAAGTGCAAAGAATTGGAGCTTCGAGGCGTTCGTCCGGTCTTATTACGATTTCCTCGAGCAAAAATCGATGGTTTTATTACATTTCTCCAAACAACCAAATAATAACAAAACCGAAGAACATCTCATACTCCAAGATCTTGTTTGTCTACATACCCTTCAACTTTTGCTCGACACGCTGCTTCAAATCAAGCCGCGATATGCAGCAAAGTCAAACACGTTTGTTCTCGAAGCAATGGATTGTCTCGTCGTCGAGAGTTTTGACATTTACAGCCGTATATGTGACGGGATCATGAGCGTTCTCGCGGATATATATTCATGTGGAATGACAGAAACTAGCACAATGTTAACCATTCTTGAAAAAGCAACGGTCCAAGGCGTAAAACTGTCTCAATATCTCGATTTTTGTAGACAAATGGGCGTTAACAACGCATCCGAATGTCCTAAAACCGAGCAGATAGATGAAACCGACCTTCAAGATCTTGAAGTTTTGATTGAATATACTTCTGATGAGTCAGAAGAGATGAAATCTTTGGTGATGGACAAGAAGATGATGACAAAAGCGCATGAAAGTAATGATTCGAAAGGCGGGTTGAAGGCGATAATTACAAATGAATGGGATGTGTTTGATGAAGATGATAAAGAACCAGATTAA
- the LOC110921269 gene encoding protein BASIC PENTACYSTEINE2, producing MDDDGLNMRNWGYYEPSFKEHNGLQLMSHFGDHRDTKPFLSARETPIMINPHGGAAAGTTTAAAGYHHHHPLIPMPYMRDSWVHRERLLHMLPGPGNPNFVPDHSGSGSNSIHIMHPNGTLKDPGLSLEDIGGGDGDGDGDGECVGDVGGPNGPVKKRSGPLGPKGPRGKKPKKAKETANQTGQTGQTGQRSKVMKRSLDIVINGLDMDISGIPIPVCSCTGTPQQCYRWGSGGWQSACCTTTISMYPLPMSTKRRGARIAGRKMSQGAFKKVLEKLASEGYSFDNAIDLRGHWAKHGTNKFVTIR from the exons A TGGATGATGATGGGTTGAATATGAGAAATTGGGGGTATTATGAGCCATCATTTAAAGAACATAATGGGCTGCAATTAATGTCTCATTTTGGTGACCATAGAGACACAAAACCCTTTTTATCTGCCCGTGAAACCCCCATTATGATAAACCCTCACGGCGGTGCAGCCGCCGGAACCACCACTGCCGCCGCCggttaccaccaccaccacccgctCATACCAATGCCGTACATGAGAGATAGTTGGGTACATAGAGAGAGGTTACTTCATATGCTACCCGGGCCCGGAAACCCTAACTTTGTCCCGGATCATTCGGGTTCGGGCTCGAATTCGATCCACATTATGCATCCGAACGGTACGTTGAAAGACCCGGGATTGAGCTTGGAGGATATCGGTGGTGgggatggtgatggtgatggtgatggtgaatGTGTAGGCGATGTTGGCGGGCCTAACGGGCCGGTGAAGAAGAGATCTGGCCCGTTGGGCCCGAAAGGCCCACgagggaagaaaccaaagaaggCGAAGGAAACCGCGAACCAAAcaggtcaaacgggtcaaacggGCCAACGATCGAAGGTTATGAAACGAAGTTTGGATATCGTGATAAACGGGCTGGATATGGACATATCTGGGATCCCGATACCGGTTTGTTCATGCACTGGAACGCCTCAGCAGTGTTATCGATGGGGGTCGGGTGGGTGGCAGTCGGCTTGTTGCACAACCACCATTTCGATGTACCCGTTGCCGATGAGCACGAAACGCCGTGGGGCTAGGATTGCGGGCCGGAAGATGAGCCAAGGGGCTTTTAAGAAGGTGTTGGAGAAGTTGGCTTCTGAAGGTTATAGTTTTGATAATGCAATTGATTTGAGGGGTCATTGGGCTAAACATGGGACCAACAAGTTTGTAACAATCAGATAG